The proteins below are encoded in one region of Oncorhynchus kisutch isolate 150728-3 linkage group LG14, Okis_V2, whole genome shotgun sequence:
- the map7d1b gene encoding MAP7 domain-containing protein 1b isoform X12, with translation MEKMEYNDLENDFDEKLTLTEKCLPSTPEPRPIQNEEKEIIKDLLTPDDSDISDLSPNTESCPKTDLSPNTEICPKTDLSPNTEICPKTEHTSKTESSTKTDARPGTPGSSTSPQPKKGDGLSTEQRQKQAKERREERAKYIAAKKAQWLEKEEKARRLRESQLEERRKRLEDQRLKLEKRRALLEEKQRQKLEKNKERYEAAIKKSTKKTWAEIRQQRWSWAGGLNQTSRRQTRSLRLSPWESRIVERLMTPTLSFLARSRSAVTLLNPSDSRDLHSHHCSRSASASPLDACSHHHPHRNTSERWRGGVSASTPDITQRQRRRSSTPLDKKKKEKKDKERENEKEKNALSKEIVLKKKKTATTTQTTTRSRPASSSTPKPKNRPPSPAAPKTRPLSPCPPMAPKNPSTDKKTPSGTKTRPKRAQTPARVQPQPVAAVAVETNSEPHQPDTPETKSASNVPAIMVSSAPVTPPSLSAPVTVVTSTPASTLELAIPTAPAASASPATSSTPASRPSAGTNDPEEAARVLAEKRRQAREQREREEQERLEQEQRLRIAREEGMAREAEERRRREEEAHLMAEDQRLRDEAQRLEEEVVVRERARAEQEQNERLQKQREEADVRAREEAERQRLEREKHFQKEEQARLERKKRLEEIMKRTRKSSDAGEKPTLPKDSTSPAQANGKDTTDRSKAPESKQSAAESVPVLNGVQPAKHQNGLSANGEAADFEQIIQMPNHSGSSNGGPGQLGSDIVSDPILEPFLMKTCPMKPQHAAGSYAEVL, from the exons GTCTCCCCTCCACACCAGAGCCTCGGCCCATCCAGAATGAAGAGAAGGAGATAATCAAGGACCTACTGACACCAGATGACTCAGACATTTCAGACCTCTCCCCAAACACAGAGTCCTGTCCCAAAACAGACCTCTCCCCAAACACAGAGATCTGTCCCAAAACAGACCTCTCCCCAAACACAGAGATCTGTCCCAAAACAGAGCACACCTCAAAGACAGAGTCCTCCACCAAGACAGATGCCAGACCTGGCACCCCTGGGTCTAGTACCAGCCCCCAGCCTAAAAAAGGAG ATGGGTTGAGCACAGAGCAACGACAGAAGCAGGCCAAGGagcggagggaggagagggcCAAATACATTG CTGCTAAGAAGGCCCAGTggctggagaaggaggagaaggcgAGGCGTCTGAGGGAGAGCCAGCTCGAGGAGCGCAGGAAGAGGCTGGAGGACCAGAGACTGAAGCTTGAGAAACGAAGAGCCCTcctggaggagaaacagaggcagAAACTTGAAAAGAACAAG GAGCGCTACGAGGCGGCCATCAAGAAGTCAACCAAAAAGACCTGGGCTGAGATCCGTCAGCAGAGATGGTCCTGGGCCGGCGGCCTCAACCAGACCTCCCGCAGACAAA CTCGCAGTCTGCGTCTGAGCCCGTGGGAGAGCCGCATCGTGGAGAGGCTCATGACTCCCACCCTGTCCTTTTTGGCCCGCAGCCGCAGCGCTGTGACCCTGCTCAACCCCAGCGACTCCCGGGACCTCC ACTCTCACCACTGCTCCCGTTCAGCCTCCGCCAGCCCCCTGGACGCCTGCTCCCACCACCACCCTCACCGGAACACCTCCGAGCGCTGGAGGGGAGGAGTGTCCGCCAGCACGCCTGACATCACACAGCGCCAACGCCGACGGAGCTCAACGCCG TTGGataagaaaaagaaagagaagaaagacaaGGAGAGGGAGAACGAAAAAGAGAAGAATGCTCTTTCCAAAGAGATCGtgctgaagaagaagaagaccgcAACAACGACCCAGACCACCACCAGATCCAGGCCGGCGTCAAG CAGTACCCCCAAACCGAAAAACAGACCTCCGTCGCCTGCGGCGCCCAAAACCAGACCGTTGTCCCCCTGCCCTCCAATGGCCCCCAAGAACCCCTCCACAGACAAGAAGACCCCCTCGGGCACCAAAACTCGCCCCAAACGAGCCCAGACACCTGCCAGGGTACAGCCCCAGCCGGTCGCCGCTGTCGCCGTGGAAACAAACAGCGAGCCTCATCAGCCCGACACTCCTGAGACAAAGA GCGCCAGTAACGTTCCTGCCATTATGGTGTCTTCAGCGCCGGTGACACCCCCATCGCTGAGTGCACCAGTCACAGTGGTCACCTCCACTCCTGCCTCAACCCTTGAGCTGGCTATCCCAACTGCCCCGGCTGCCTCAGCTTCCCCGGCTACCTCATCTACTCCAGCTTCCAGGCCCTCAGCCGGCACCAACGACCCAGAGGAAGCAGCACGAGTGCTGGCTGAGAAACGCAGACAGGCCAGAGAGCAacgggagagagaagagcaggagCGCCTTGAGCAGGAGCAGAGGTTAAG GATTGCTCGTGAGGAGGGCATGGCTCGGGAGGCGGAGGAGAGGAGGCGCAGGGAGGAGGAGGCGCACCTCATGGCAGAGGACCAGCGTCTCAGAGACGAGGCACAGCgtctggaggaggaggtggtggtgcgGGAGAGAGCCAGGGCTGAACAGGAGCAGAATGAACGCCTGCAGAAACAG aggGAAGAGGCTGATGTCAGAGCTCGTGAGGAGGCGGAGCGTCAGCgcttggagagagagaagcacttcCAGAAGGAGGAACAGGCACGCCTGGAGAGAAAGAAg CGCCTTGAGGAGATCATGAAGAGGACACGtaagagtagtgatgctggagaAAAG CCTACACTGCCGAAGGATTCCACTTCCCCAGCACAGGCCAATGGCAAGGACACTACGGACAGAAGTAAAG CTCCTGAGAGCAAGCAGAGTGCAGCAGAGTCTGTCCCTGTGCTGAACGGTGTCCAGCCAGCCAAACACCAGAACGGTCTCTCAGCCAATGGTGAGGCTGCTGACTTTGAGCAGATCATTCAGATGCCCAATCACAGCGGGAGCAGCAACGGTGGGCCAGGGCAACTGGGGAGTGACATAGTCAGTGACCCAATCCTGGAGCCCTTCCTCATGAAAACATGTCCAATGAAGCCTCAGCATGCTGCAGGTAGCTATGCAG AAGTCCTCTGA
- the map7d1b gene encoding MAP7 domain-containing protein 1b isoform X3, which produces MEKMEYNDLENDFDEKLTLTEKCLPSTPEPRPIQNEEKEIIKDLLTPDDSDISDLSPNTESCPKTDLSPNTEICPKTDLSPNTEICPKTEHTSKTESSTKTDARPGTPGSSTSPQPKKGDGLSTEQRQKQAKERREERAKYIEQQTQLQAAKKAQWLEKEEKARRLRESQLEERRKRLEDQRLKLEKRRALLEEKQRQKLEKNKERYEAAIKKSTKKTWAEIRQQRWSWAGGLNQTSRRQSRCSASTVNLPRQVDPVINNRLSKSSATLWNSPNRTRSLRLSPWESRIVERLMTPTLSFLARSRSAVTLLNPSDSRDLHSHHCSRSASASPLDACSHHHPHRNTSERWRGGVSASTPDITQRQRRRSSTPLDKKKKEKKDKERENEKEKNALSKEIVLKKKKTATTTQTTTRSRPASSTPKPKNRPPSPAAPKTRPLSPCPPMAPKNPSTDKKTPSGTKTRPKRAQTPARVQPQPVAAVAVETNSEPHQPDTPETKSASNVPAIMVSSAPVTPPSLSAPVTVVTSTPASTLELAIPTAPAASASPATSSTPASRPSAGTNDPEEAARVLAEKRRQAREQREREEQERLEQEQRLRIAREEGMAREAEERRRREEEAHLMAEDQRLRDEAQRLEEEVVVRERARAEQEQNERLQKQREEADVRAREEAERQRLEREKHFQKEEQARLERKKRLEEIMKRTRKSSDAGEKPTLPKDSTSPAQANGKDTTDRSKAPESKQSAAESVPVLNGVQPAKHQNGLSANGEAADFEQIIQMPNHSGSSNGGPGQLGSDIVSDPILEPFLMKTCPMKPQHAAGSYAEVL; this is translated from the exons GTCTCCCCTCCACACCAGAGCCTCGGCCCATCCAGAATGAAGAGAAGGAGATAATCAAGGACCTACTGACACCAGATGACTCAGACATTTCAGACCTCTCCCCAAACACAGAGTCCTGTCCCAAAACAGACCTCTCCCCAAACACAGAGATCTGTCCCAAAACAGACCTCTCCCCAAACACAGAGATCTGTCCCAAAACAGAGCACACCTCAAAGACAGAGTCCTCCACCAAGACAGATGCCAGACCTGGCACCCCTGGGTCTAGTACCAGCCCCCAGCCTAAAAAAGGAG ATGGGTTGAGCACAGAGCAACGACAGAAGCAGGCCAAGGagcggagggaggagagggcCAAATACATTG AACAGCAAACTCAGCTGCAAG CTGCTAAGAAGGCCCAGTggctggagaaggaggagaaggcgAGGCGTCTGAGGGAGAGCCAGCTCGAGGAGCGCAGGAAGAGGCTGGAGGACCAGAGACTGAAGCTTGAGAAACGAAGAGCCCTcctggaggagaaacagaggcagAAACTTGAAAAGAACAAG GAGCGCTACGAGGCGGCCATCAAGAAGTCAACCAAAAAGACCTGGGCTGAGATCCGTCAGCAGAGATGGTCCTGGGCCGGCGGCCTCAACCAGACCTCCCGCAGACAAA GCAGATGCTCGGCCTCCACCGTCAACTTGCCAAGACAGGTGGACCCTGTCATTAACAACAGGCTGTCCAAGTCCTCTGCCACCCTCTGGAACTCCCCCAACAGAA CTCGCAGTCTGCGTCTGAGCCCGTGGGAGAGCCGCATCGTGGAGAGGCTCATGACTCCCACCCTGTCCTTTTTGGCCCGCAGCCGCAGCGCTGTGACCCTGCTCAACCCCAGCGACTCCCGGGACCTCC ACTCTCACCACTGCTCCCGTTCAGCCTCCGCCAGCCCCCTGGACGCCTGCTCCCACCACCACCCTCACCGGAACACCTCCGAGCGCTGGAGGGGAGGAGTGTCCGCCAGCACGCCTGACATCACACAGCGCCAACGCCGACGGAGCTCAACGCCG TTGGataagaaaaagaaagagaagaaagacaaGGAGAGGGAGAACGAAAAAGAGAAGAATGCTCTTTCCAAAGAGATCGtgctgaagaagaagaagaccgcAACAACGACCCAGACCACCACCAGATCCAGGCCGGCGTCAAG TACCCCCAAACCGAAAAACAGACCTCCGTCGCCTGCGGCGCCCAAAACCAGACCGTTGTCCCCCTGCCCTCCAATGGCCCCCAAGAACCCCTCCACAGACAAGAAGACCCCCTCGGGCACCAAAACTCGCCCCAAACGAGCCCAGACACCTGCCAGGGTACAGCCCCAGCCGGTCGCCGCTGTCGCCGTGGAAACAAACAGCGAGCCTCATCAGCCCGACACTCCTGAGACAAAGA GCGCCAGTAACGTTCCTGCCATTATGGTGTCTTCAGCGCCGGTGACACCCCCATCGCTGAGTGCACCAGTCACAGTGGTCACCTCCACTCCTGCCTCAACCCTTGAGCTGGCTATCCCAACTGCCCCGGCTGCCTCAGCTTCCCCGGCTACCTCATCTACTCCAGCTTCCAGGCCCTCAGCCGGCACCAACGACCCAGAGGAAGCAGCACGAGTGCTGGCTGAGAAACGCAGACAGGCCAGAGAGCAacgggagagagaagagcaggagCGCCTTGAGCAGGAGCAGAGGTTAAG GATTGCTCGTGAGGAGGGCATGGCTCGGGAGGCGGAGGAGAGGAGGCGCAGGGAGGAGGAGGCGCACCTCATGGCAGAGGACCAGCGTCTCAGAGACGAGGCACAGCgtctggaggaggaggtggtggtgcgGGAGAGAGCCAGGGCTGAACAGGAGCAGAATGAACGCCTGCAGAAACAG aggGAAGAGGCTGATGTCAGAGCTCGTGAGGAGGCGGAGCGTCAGCgcttggagagagagaagcacttcCAGAAGGAGGAACAGGCACGCCTGGAGAGAAAGAAg CGCCTTGAGGAGATCATGAAGAGGACACGtaagagtagtgatgctggagaAAAG CCTACACTGCCGAAGGATTCCACTTCCCCAGCACAGGCCAATGGCAAGGACACTACGGACAGAAGTAAAG CTCCTGAGAGCAAGCAGAGTGCAGCAGAGTCTGTCCCTGTGCTGAACGGTGTCCAGCCAGCCAAACACCAGAACGGTCTCTCAGCCAATGGTGAGGCTGCTGACTTTGAGCAGATCATTCAGATGCCCAATCACAGCGGGAGCAGCAACGGTGGGCCAGGGCAACTGGGGAGTGACATAGTCAGTGACCCAATCCTGGAGCCCTTCCTCATGAAAACATGTCCAATGAAGCCTCAGCATGCTGCAGGTAGCTATGCAG AAGTCCTCTGA
- the map7d1b gene encoding MAP7 domain-containing protein 1b isoform X1: MEKMEYNDLENDFDEKLTLTEKCLPSTPEPRPIQNEEKEIIKDLLTPDDSDISDLSPNTESCPKTDLSPNTEICPKTDLSPNTEICPKTEHTSKTESSTKTDARPGTPGSSTSPQPKKGDGLSTEQRQKQAKERREERAKYIEQQTQLQAAKKAQWLEKEEKARRLRESQLEERRKRLEDQRLKLEKRRALLEEKQRQKLEKNKERYEAAIKKSTKKTWAEIRQQRWSWAGGLNQTSRRQSRCSASTVNLPRQVDPVINNRLSKSSATLWNSPNRTRSLRLSPWESRIVERLMTPTLSFLARSRSAVTLLNPSDSRDLHSHHCSRSASASPLDACSHHHPHRNTSERWRGGVSASTPDITQRQRRRSSTPLDKKKKEKKDKERENEKEKNALSKEIVLKKKKTATTTQTTTRSRPASSSTPKPKNRPPSPAAPKTRPLSPCPPMAPKNPSTDKKTPSGTKTRPKRAQTPARVQPQPVAAVAVETNSEPHQPDTPETKSASNVPAIMVSSAPVTPPSLSAPVTVVTSTPASTLELAIPTAPAASASPATSSTPASRPSAGTNDPEEAARVLAEKRRQAREQREREEQERLEQEQRLRIAREEGMAREAEERRRREEEAHLMAEDQRLRDEAQRLEEEVVVRERARAEQEQNERLQKQREEADVRAREEAERQRLEREKHFQKEEQARLERKKRLEEIMKRTRKSSDAGEKPTLPKDSTSPAQANGKDTTDRSKAPESKQSAAESVPVLNGVQPAKHQNGLSANGEAADFEQIIQMPNHSGSSNGGPGQLGSDIVSDPILEPFLMKTCPMKPQHAAGSYAEVL; this comes from the exons GTCTCCCCTCCACACCAGAGCCTCGGCCCATCCAGAATGAAGAGAAGGAGATAATCAAGGACCTACTGACACCAGATGACTCAGACATTTCAGACCTCTCCCCAAACACAGAGTCCTGTCCCAAAACAGACCTCTCCCCAAACACAGAGATCTGTCCCAAAACAGACCTCTCCCCAAACACAGAGATCTGTCCCAAAACAGAGCACACCTCAAAGACAGAGTCCTCCACCAAGACAGATGCCAGACCTGGCACCCCTGGGTCTAGTACCAGCCCCCAGCCTAAAAAAGGAG ATGGGTTGAGCACAGAGCAACGACAGAAGCAGGCCAAGGagcggagggaggagagggcCAAATACATTG AACAGCAAACTCAGCTGCAAG CTGCTAAGAAGGCCCAGTggctggagaaggaggagaaggcgAGGCGTCTGAGGGAGAGCCAGCTCGAGGAGCGCAGGAAGAGGCTGGAGGACCAGAGACTGAAGCTTGAGAAACGAAGAGCCCTcctggaggagaaacagaggcagAAACTTGAAAAGAACAAG GAGCGCTACGAGGCGGCCATCAAGAAGTCAACCAAAAAGACCTGGGCTGAGATCCGTCAGCAGAGATGGTCCTGGGCCGGCGGCCTCAACCAGACCTCCCGCAGACAAA GCAGATGCTCGGCCTCCACCGTCAACTTGCCAAGACAGGTGGACCCTGTCATTAACAACAGGCTGTCCAAGTCCTCTGCCACCCTCTGGAACTCCCCCAACAGAA CTCGCAGTCTGCGTCTGAGCCCGTGGGAGAGCCGCATCGTGGAGAGGCTCATGACTCCCACCCTGTCCTTTTTGGCCCGCAGCCGCAGCGCTGTGACCCTGCTCAACCCCAGCGACTCCCGGGACCTCC ACTCTCACCACTGCTCCCGTTCAGCCTCCGCCAGCCCCCTGGACGCCTGCTCCCACCACCACCCTCACCGGAACACCTCCGAGCGCTGGAGGGGAGGAGTGTCCGCCAGCACGCCTGACATCACACAGCGCCAACGCCGACGGAGCTCAACGCCG TTGGataagaaaaagaaagagaagaaagacaaGGAGAGGGAGAACGAAAAAGAGAAGAATGCTCTTTCCAAAGAGATCGtgctgaagaagaagaagaccgcAACAACGACCCAGACCACCACCAGATCCAGGCCGGCGTCAAG CAGTACCCCCAAACCGAAAAACAGACCTCCGTCGCCTGCGGCGCCCAAAACCAGACCGTTGTCCCCCTGCCCTCCAATGGCCCCCAAGAACCCCTCCACAGACAAGAAGACCCCCTCGGGCACCAAAACTCGCCCCAAACGAGCCCAGACACCTGCCAGGGTACAGCCCCAGCCGGTCGCCGCTGTCGCCGTGGAAACAAACAGCGAGCCTCATCAGCCCGACACTCCTGAGACAAAGA GCGCCAGTAACGTTCCTGCCATTATGGTGTCTTCAGCGCCGGTGACACCCCCATCGCTGAGTGCACCAGTCACAGTGGTCACCTCCACTCCTGCCTCAACCCTTGAGCTGGCTATCCCAACTGCCCCGGCTGCCTCAGCTTCCCCGGCTACCTCATCTACTCCAGCTTCCAGGCCCTCAGCCGGCACCAACGACCCAGAGGAAGCAGCACGAGTGCTGGCTGAGAAACGCAGACAGGCCAGAGAGCAacgggagagagaagagcaggagCGCCTTGAGCAGGAGCAGAGGTTAAG GATTGCTCGTGAGGAGGGCATGGCTCGGGAGGCGGAGGAGAGGAGGCGCAGGGAGGAGGAGGCGCACCTCATGGCAGAGGACCAGCGTCTCAGAGACGAGGCACAGCgtctggaggaggaggtggtggtgcgGGAGAGAGCCAGGGCTGAACAGGAGCAGAATGAACGCCTGCAGAAACAG aggGAAGAGGCTGATGTCAGAGCTCGTGAGGAGGCGGAGCGTCAGCgcttggagagagagaagcacttcCAGAAGGAGGAACAGGCACGCCTGGAGAGAAAGAAg CGCCTTGAGGAGATCATGAAGAGGACACGtaagagtagtgatgctggagaAAAG CCTACACTGCCGAAGGATTCCACTTCCCCAGCACAGGCCAATGGCAAGGACACTACGGACAGAAGTAAAG CTCCTGAGAGCAAGCAGAGTGCAGCAGAGTCTGTCCCTGTGCTGAACGGTGTCCAGCCAGCCAAACACCAGAACGGTCTCTCAGCCAATGGTGAGGCTGCTGACTTTGAGCAGATCATTCAGATGCCCAATCACAGCGGGAGCAGCAACGGTGGGCCAGGGCAACTGGGGAGTGACATAGTCAGTGACCCAATCCTGGAGCCCTTCCTCATGAAAACATGTCCAATGAAGCCTCAGCATGCTGCAGGTAGCTATGCAG AAGTCCTCTGA
- the map7d1b gene encoding MAP7 domain-containing protein 1b isoform X13: protein MEKMEYNDLENDFDEKLTLTEKCLPSTPEPRPIQNEEKEIIKDLLTPDDSDISDLSPNTESCPKTDLSPNTEICPKTDLSPNTEICPKTEHTSKTESSTKTDARPGTPGSSTSPQPKKGDGLSTEQRQKQAKERREERAKYIAAKKAQWLEKEEKARRLRESQLEERRKRLEDQRLKLEKRRALLEEKQRQKLEKNKERYEAAIKKSTKKTWAEIRQQRWSWAGGLNQTSRRQTRSLRLSPWESRIVERLMTPTLSFLARSRSAVTLLNPSDSRDLHSHHCSRSASASPLDACSHHHPHRNTSERWRGGVSASTPDITQRQRRRSSTPLDKKKKEKKDKERENEKEKNALSKEIVLKKKKTATTTQTTTRSRPASSSTPKPKNRPPSPAAPKTRPLSPCPPMAPKNPSTDKKTPSGTKTRPKRAQTPARVQPQPVAAVAVETNSEPHQPDTPETKSASNVPAIMVSSAPVTPPSLSAPVTVVTSTPASTLELAIPTAPAASASPATSSTPASRPSAGTNDPEEAARVLAEKRRQAREQREREEQERLEQEQRLRIAREEGMAREAEERRRREEEAHLMAEDQRLRDEAQRLEEEVVVRERARAEQEQNERLQKQREEADVRAREEAERQRLEREKHFQKEEQARLERKKRLEEIMKRTRKSSDAGEKPTLPKDSTSPAQANGKDTTDRSKAPESKQSAAESVPVLNGVQPAKHQNGLSANGEAADFEQIIQMPNHSGSSNGGPGQLGSDIVSDPILEPFLMKTCPMKPQHAAEVL, encoded by the exons GTCTCCCCTCCACACCAGAGCCTCGGCCCATCCAGAATGAAGAGAAGGAGATAATCAAGGACCTACTGACACCAGATGACTCAGACATTTCAGACCTCTCCCCAAACACAGAGTCCTGTCCCAAAACAGACCTCTCCCCAAACACAGAGATCTGTCCCAAAACAGACCTCTCCCCAAACACAGAGATCTGTCCCAAAACAGAGCACACCTCAAAGACAGAGTCCTCCACCAAGACAGATGCCAGACCTGGCACCCCTGGGTCTAGTACCAGCCCCCAGCCTAAAAAAGGAG ATGGGTTGAGCACAGAGCAACGACAGAAGCAGGCCAAGGagcggagggaggagagggcCAAATACATTG CTGCTAAGAAGGCCCAGTggctggagaaggaggagaaggcgAGGCGTCTGAGGGAGAGCCAGCTCGAGGAGCGCAGGAAGAGGCTGGAGGACCAGAGACTGAAGCTTGAGAAACGAAGAGCCCTcctggaggagaaacagaggcagAAACTTGAAAAGAACAAG GAGCGCTACGAGGCGGCCATCAAGAAGTCAACCAAAAAGACCTGGGCTGAGATCCGTCAGCAGAGATGGTCCTGGGCCGGCGGCCTCAACCAGACCTCCCGCAGACAAA CTCGCAGTCTGCGTCTGAGCCCGTGGGAGAGCCGCATCGTGGAGAGGCTCATGACTCCCACCCTGTCCTTTTTGGCCCGCAGCCGCAGCGCTGTGACCCTGCTCAACCCCAGCGACTCCCGGGACCTCC ACTCTCACCACTGCTCCCGTTCAGCCTCCGCCAGCCCCCTGGACGCCTGCTCCCACCACCACCCTCACCGGAACACCTCCGAGCGCTGGAGGGGAGGAGTGTCCGCCAGCACGCCTGACATCACACAGCGCCAACGCCGACGGAGCTCAACGCCG TTGGataagaaaaagaaagagaagaaagacaaGGAGAGGGAGAACGAAAAAGAGAAGAATGCTCTTTCCAAAGAGATCGtgctgaagaagaagaagaccgcAACAACGACCCAGACCACCACCAGATCCAGGCCGGCGTCAAG CAGTACCCCCAAACCGAAAAACAGACCTCCGTCGCCTGCGGCGCCCAAAACCAGACCGTTGTCCCCCTGCCCTCCAATGGCCCCCAAGAACCCCTCCACAGACAAGAAGACCCCCTCGGGCACCAAAACTCGCCCCAAACGAGCCCAGACACCTGCCAGGGTACAGCCCCAGCCGGTCGCCGCTGTCGCCGTGGAAACAAACAGCGAGCCTCATCAGCCCGACACTCCTGAGACAAAGA GCGCCAGTAACGTTCCTGCCATTATGGTGTCTTCAGCGCCGGTGACACCCCCATCGCTGAGTGCACCAGTCACAGTGGTCACCTCCACTCCTGCCTCAACCCTTGAGCTGGCTATCCCAACTGCCCCGGCTGCCTCAGCTTCCCCGGCTACCTCATCTACTCCAGCTTCCAGGCCCTCAGCCGGCACCAACGACCCAGAGGAAGCAGCACGAGTGCTGGCTGAGAAACGCAGACAGGCCAGAGAGCAacgggagagagaagagcaggagCGCCTTGAGCAGGAGCAGAGGTTAAG GATTGCTCGTGAGGAGGGCATGGCTCGGGAGGCGGAGGAGAGGAGGCGCAGGGAGGAGGAGGCGCACCTCATGGCAGAGGACCAGCGTCTCAGAGACGAGGCACAGCgtctggaggaggaggtggtggtgcgGGAGAGAGCCAGGGCTGAACAGGAGCAGAATGAACGCCTGCAGAAACAG aggGAAGAGGCTGATGTCAGAGCTCGTGAGGAGGCGGAGCGTCAGCgcttggagagagagaagcacttcCAGAAGGAGGAACAGGCACGCCTGGAGAGAAAGAAg CGCCTTGAGGAGATCATGAAGAGGACACGtaagagtagtgatgctggagaAAAG CCTACACTGCCGAAGGATTCCACTTCCCCAGCACAGGCCAATGGCAAGGACACTACGGACAGAAGTAAAG CTCCTGAGAGCAAGCAGAGTGCAGCAGAGTCTGTCCCTGTGCTGAACGGTGTCCAGCCAGCCAAACACCAGAACGGTCTCTCAGCCAATGGTGAGGCTGCTGACTTTGAGCAGATCATTCAGATGCCCAATCACAGCGGGAGCAGCAACGGTGGGCCAGGGCAACTGGGGAGTGACATAGTCAGTGACCCAATCCTGGAGCCCTTCCTCATGAAAACATGTCCAATGAAGCCTCAGCATGCTGCAG AAGTCCTCTGA